The following proteins come from a genomic window of Saccharomyces mikatae IFO 1815 strain IFO1815 genome assembly, chromosome: 7:
- the MPT5 gene encoding Mpt5p (similar to Saccharomyces cerevisiae MPT5 (YGL178W); ancestral locus Anc_8.136), translating into MINNEPYPSADSASILTTSTSNNSLMSYNHQPQLSINSVQSLLEPVTPPPLGQMNNKRNHQKAHSLDLSGFNQFISSTQSPLTLMNNISTSNPANAFSPNSNAANNSTGLPNSMANPPAILPLINEFDLDMDGSKRKLSNDFTAVAATNSGVNTLETSSSSVTPAASLRNFSNNNNAASKCGADNSSFGLSSSTSSSMVEISALPLRDLDYIKLATDQFGCRFLQKKLETPSESNLVRDLMYEQIKPFFLDLILDPFGNYLVQKLCDYLTAEQKTLLIQTIYPNVFQISINQYGTRSLQKIIDTVDNEVQIDLIIKGFSQEFTSIEQVVTLINDLNGNHVIQKCIFKFSPSKFGFIIDAIVEQNNIITISTHKHGCCVLQKLLSVCTLQQIFKISVKIVQFLPGLINDQFGNYIIQFLLDINELDFYLLAELFNRLSNELCQLSCLKFSSNVVEKFIKKLFRIITGFTANNNRGGSQRTAVASDDVINASMNILLTTIDIFTVNLNVLIRDNFGNYALQTLLDVKNYAPLLTYNKNGNKNVKNMSTTLNYGNFCNDFSLKIGNLIVLTKELLPTIKTTSYAKKIKLKVKAYAEATGIPFTEISPQASTMSHNNLQTINNENKNPNNKNNHNHNHNHNTTTNNNNQKSHTRHFSLPANAYHRRSNSSVTNSFSNQYAQDHKTHSPQQIMNFNPNAYPSMGATSFNSQTNPPLVSHNSLQNFDNRQFANLMANPNSTVPIHSLSSSNITNSNPPVSRGFKQPAFTMNETDRISAKHFSPYSNANSQTFNESFVPRMPYQTENTNWDTNVSTKSQHIGQGPYSQISTSRNVSVSNIPVMDIARTSEELQFTLP; encoded by the exons ATG aTCAATAACGAACCTTATCCATCCGCCGACTCAGCTTCGATTTTAACTACGTCTACATCTAATAACTCCTTAATGTCTTACAATCACCAACCTCAACTATCTATTAACTCTGTTCAATCACTCTTGGAGCCGGTGACACCTCCGCCTTTAGGCCAGATGAACAACAAGAGGAACCACCAGAAGGCTCATTCGCTTGATCTCTCCGGTTTTAATCAGTTCATATCATCTACACAATCTCCCCTGACTTTGATGAACAATATATCAACTTCGAACCCTGCTAATGCATTTTCTCCCAATTCCAACGCTGCTAATAACTCCACCGGTCTTCCAAATTCAATGGCAAATCCCCCAGCGATTCTTCCATTAATTAATGAGTTTGATCTGGATATGGATGgttccaaaagaaaattaagCAATGATTTCACAGCGGTTGCCGCTACGAACTCTGGTGTTAACACTTTGGAAacttcatcctcttcagTGACACCTGCTGCATCTCTCAGAAATTTcagtaacaataataatgctGCCTCTAAATGTGGGGCagataattcttcttttggtttaagTAGCTCTACATCTTCATCTATGGTGGAAATCAGCGCACTACCCCTTAGAGATTTGGATTATATCAAACTGGCCACTGATCAATTTGGTTGCCGtttccttcaaaaaaaattggaaacaCCCAGTGAATCTAACCTGGTAAGAGACTTGATGTATGAGCAAATTAAGCCCTTTTTCTTGGATCTTATTTTGGATCCATTCGGTAACTATTTGGTTCAAAAGTTATGCGATTATTTAACTGCTGAACAAAAGACATTGTTAATACAGACAATATATCCAAATGTTTTCCAAATATCCATCAATCAATACGGGACCCGTTCCTTACAGAAAATTATAGATACCGTCGATAATGAAGTTCAAATCGATCTCATTATTAAGGGGTTTTCCCAGGAGTTTACTTCAATTGAACAGGTGGTTACTTTGATAAACGACTTGAATGGTAACCATGTGATTCAGAAATGTATTTTTAAATTCTCGCcatcaaaatttggttTTATCATAGATGCTATTGTAGAACAAAATAACATCATTACTATATCTACTCATAAACACGGTTGTTGTGTACTACAAAAATTGTTAAGCGTTTGTACTTTACAGCAGATTTTTAAGATTTCGGTGAAAATTGTGCAATTCTTACCAGGATTAATAAATGATCAATTCGGTAACTATATCATCCAATTCTTATTAGATATCAATGAACTGGACTTTTATTTGCTTGCAGAATTATTCAATCGTTTGTCCAATGAGTTATGCCAATTATCTTGCTTGAAATTCTCCTCTAATGTTgtggaaaaattcattaagAAACTTTTCAGAATCATCACGGGATTCACTGCTAATAATAATCGAGGAGGCTCACAAAGGACTGCAGTTGCTTCTGATGACGTTATCAATGCTTCTATGAACATTCTTTTGACGACTATTGATATATTTACTGTCAACTTGAATGTTTTAATCAGAGATAATTTCGGTAATTATGCATTACAAACGCTATTGGATGTTAAAAACTATGCTCCTTTGCTTACTTACAACAAAAATGGCAACAAAAATGTGAAAAATATGTCTACTACATTAAATTATGGTAATTTTTGTAACGATTTTTCACTGAAAATTGGTAACTTGATTGTTCTCACCAAAGAGCTACTTCCAACTATTAAAACTACATCGTatgcaaagaaaattaagTTGAAAGTTAAAGCTTATGCAGAAGCTACAGGTATACCATTCACAGAAATATCTCCTCAAGCTAGTACAATGAGTCATAACAATTTGCAAACCATTAACaacgaaaataaaaacccaaacaacaaaaataatcatAACCATAACCATAATCACAATACTACtactaataataataaccaAAAGAGCCATACCCGTCATTTTTCCTTACCAGCTAATGCTTATCATAGAAGGAGTAATAGCTCTGTAACtaatagtttttcaaacCAATATGCACAAGATCATAAAACTCATTCTCCACAACAAATTATGAACTTCAACCCAAACGCATATCCCTCGATGGGAGCAACTTCTTTCAATTCTCAAACTAACCCACCGTTAGTTAGCCATAATTCATTACAAAACTTCGATAATCGTCAATTTGCAAATTTAATGGCAAATCCAAATTCCACTGTACCAATTCATTCACTCTCATCATCTAACATAACAAACTCAAATCCTCCTGTTTCAAGAGGGTTCAAGCAACCTGCTTTCACGATGAATGAGACTGACAGGATCAGTGCCAAGCACTTCTCCCCATATTCTAATGCAAATAGTCAAACCTTCAACGAATCATTTGTGCCCCGTATGCCATACCAAACGGAAAACACTAACTGGGATACTAATGTGTCAACAAAGTCGCAGCACATTGGCCAAGGCCCATACAGCCAAATTAGTACGAGTCGCAACGTTAGTGTTTCCAATATCCCAGTCATGGATATCGCTAGAACATCTGAAGAACTTCAATTCACTCTACCATga
- the SMKI07G0820 gene encoding uncharacterized protein (similar to Saccharomyces cerevisiae YGL176C; ancestral locus Anc_8.135) — MVPNLPGFYYDRERRRYFRISENRGVLTTETTSRYIKDNIKRQGIQAGYDKQLSIIKKKRQQTLEKYKINVLNPLERAFRPLPYGKYMVGLSLQHAFLSRNQNCNPYRPVTTKLFDVPNRTQIGTLGNNILLVAEEGSFQDKIAFSTNKGYVAGFSSLSNCSEENFFIGFSMTEFNSVLKHKSEPTDVFETMKLERTVATMEGPSKYFYHNINTRSNVHTFVILLQDTSSLKVLKVRQLKFKDNDCVHDSLIAGDTLAIAVNDCCRFYNLIPESFPKPSYFFPDINSRKSKRRSDITSLSFCLRRNTPLPLKTLNSAILYVGFRNGHSVAIFLNNIRNMTLLQYFKVNKRTLEEQKHPIGTLLKSIVSIKALNNKGSIIISGMADKESTQKLIITDIFFEDAATKEPVVSFKTKFLNVTKEKEIFEVSDDGHYFIYGSTSARNGRGDFEVFCTILSRNLDHEKSKNGNITLYPIRAMRDYCGPENFRSEFIYLHSILMPPNYVKMGNATGTFSGEASASFHDIFEKALSQKIYFLTRREDSPYNGANVFVTSTLA; from the coding sequence ATGGTACCCAATTTGCCTGGCTTTTACTACGATAGAGAACGCCGACGTTATTTCCGTATATCTGAAAATCGAGGCGTTCTCACCACAGAAACAACGAGCCGGTACATTAAAGATAATATAAAGCGGCAAGGTATTCAGGCAGGATATGATAAGCAGCTCTctataataaaaaaaaagcgtCAACAAACATTGGAAAAGTATAAGATCAATGTTCTCAATCCGTTAGAACGTGCGTTTCGACCTTTACCGTATGGAAAGTACATGGTTGGCCTAAGCCTGCAGCATGCATTCCTTTCTCGCAACCAAAATTGTAACCCCTATCGTCCTGTTACTACAAAACTGTTTGATGTTCCAAACAGAACGCAAATAGGGACATTGGGaaataatattttgttaGTTGCTGAAGAAGGATCCTTTCAAGATAAAATAGCATTTTCAACAAACAAGGGTTACGTCGCAGGTTTTTCATCTCTCAGTAATTGTTCtgaagagaatttttttattggctTTTCCATGACTGAATTCAATTCTGTGCTAAAACATAAAAGCGAACCAACCGATGTGTTTGAAACAATGAAGTTAGAGCGAACAGTTGCCACTATGGAAGGGCCGAGCAAGTATTTTTATCATAATATTAATACTAGGTCTAACGTGCATACTTTTGTCATACTGTTACAAGATACTTCATCATTAAAAGTGCTTAAAGTTCGTCAACTCAAATTTAAAGATAATGATTGCGTACATGATTCTCTTATTGCCGGGGACACATTAGCTATTGCTGTAAATGATTGCTGCCGTTTCTATAATTTGATTCCCGAATCTTTTCCCAAACcctcttatttttttcctgaCATAAACTCAAGGAAATCCAAAAGAAGGAGTGATATTACGTCTTTATCATTTTGTCTTCGACGGAATACACCATTACCACTAAAAACATTGAATTCTGCTATATTATACGTGGGATTTAGAAATGGACACTCTGTGgctattttcttgaacaatATTAGAAATATGACCTTATTACAATACTTTAAGGTTAACAAGAGGACCctagaagaacaaaaacatcCTATCGGAACCTTGTTAAAATCTATTGTTTCCATAAAAGCATTGAACAATAAGGGCTCTATTATTATATCAGGAATGGCAGACAAAGAGAGTACGCAAAAATTAATCATAACTGACATATTTTTTGAGGACGCGGCAACCAAAGAACCAGTTGTGTCTTTCAAAACTAAGTTCTTGAACGTGactaaggaaaaagaaatatttgaagTATCAGATGATGGACATTACTTCATTTACGGTTCCACTAGCGCTAGGAATGGAAGGGGTGATTTTGAAGTGTTTTGTACCATTTTATCTAGAAATCTCGACCACgaaaaatccaaaaatggaaatatcACATTGTATCCGATAAGAGCTATGAGAGACTATTGCGGGCCAGAGAATTTTCGGTCTGagtttatttatttacaCTCAATATTGATGCCGCCAAATTATGTAAAGATGGGTAACGCTACAGGAACTTTTAGTGGAGAAGCTAGTGCTTCATTCcatgatatttttgaaaaagcgctttctcaaaaaatatatttCTTAACCAGAAGAGAAGACAGTCCATACAACGGGGCTAATGTTTTTGTGACTTCTACCCTGGCCTAA
- the SAE2 gene encoding ssDNA endodeoxyribonuclease SAE2 (similar to Saccharomyces cerevisiae SAE2 (YGL175C); ancestral locus Anc_8.128), giving the protein MAAGEENLYLKSGLPILEKLSLNELLNVQHDVTALIAKRVRDLQNESKYILQRPDSKNFRSARHQEKALIESSQCAVEVVEQDSEDFILTQFDENIKKESADAHHPSECKPSTPFSVVIMSPSKHKRKISEFSSPLNDPGNFNDLEDCSDTIIHEIDRDKENKTRKLLDIRLEKPESTSPSIYNQEKDNSLFDFNTNPLTKRAWILEDFRPNDDIAPVRRGRRKLEQFYAQVGKPEDSKRRSLSIVMESQNSDYEFAFDNLRNRSKSPPGFGRLDFPSTQEGNEDKIKSQEIIRRKTKYRFLMASNNKIPPYEREYVFKRERLNRIVDDGCFFWSDKLLQIYARC; this is encoded by the coding sequence ATGGCGGctggtgaagaaaatttgtACCTGAAGTCAGGCTTACCCATTCTCGAGAAGCTCAGTCTCAACGAACTGTTAAATGTTCAGCATGATGTGACAGCGCTAATAGCGAAACGTGTTCGAGatttacaaaatgaaagtAAATACATTCTTCAGAGACCTGATAGTAAAAATTTTAGGAGTGCACGTCACCAAGAAAAAGCTCTTATAGAATCTTCGCAGTGTGCGGTGGAGGTAGTTGAACAAGATTCTGAAGACTTCATTCTCACTCAGTTTGATGAGAACATAAAGAAAGAGTCGGCAGATGCTCATCATCCTAGTGAGTGTAAGCCTAGTACACCATTTTCAGTCGTTATTATGTCACCTAGTAAGCATAAACGGAAAATTTCAGAGTTTAGTTCACCTTTGAATGACCCTGGTAACTTTAACGATTTAGAAGATTGCTCTGATACCATAATTCATGAGATAGACCGTGATaaagagaacaaaacaagaaaactaCTGGATATAAGGTTAGAGAAGCCAGAATCCACTTCTCCAAGCATCTACAACCAAGAGAAAGACAATTCACTGTTTGATTTCAATACGAATCCCCTAACAAAGCGAGCTTGGATTCTCGAAGACTTTAGGCCGAATGACGATATTGCTCCGGTCAGGAggggaagaagaaagctGGAGCAGTTTTATGCTCAAGTTGGAAAGCCAGAAGATTCTAAACGTAGATCATTGTCAATAGTGATGGAATCGCAAAATTCAGATTATGAGTTCGCATTTGATAACTTGAGGAACAGATCTAAATCCCCGCCAGGGTTTGGGAGATTAGATTTCCCCTCTACTCAGGAAGGGAATGAGgacaaaataaaatccCAAGAAATTATCAGAAGAAAGACAAAATACAGGTTTTTGATGGCAAGTAATAACAAGATCCCACCATACGAAAGAGAATATGTATTCAAAAGAGAACGATTGAATCGAATTGTTGACGATGGATGTTTTTTCTGGAGCGACAAGCTACTGCAGATATATGCGAGATGTTAA
- the BUD13 gene encoding Bud13p (similar to Saccharomyces cerevisiae BUD13 (YGL174W); ancestral locus Anc_8.127) translates to MALHQYLSETYGPNKPKSKTKKRNKDAKSDANLDRPSLVVKERLSTLNQQQQKPGAISSNKPDKQNSKNIWKNLETNEISHEITRPSTSSIIGKNDKNNVKETNAQEPLGVVTENPKTRVTVYRDSQGHKIQNNYEFNDSISSRSQSADDEAAEREQYLRTLNMGDVQKLGINVDALERKKNQPASSLTVEDPAMIFTHDEKKTIKTSLLGRKLYDKVAPENRFAITPGSRWDGVHRSNGFERKWFAKQNEINERRIQSYTLQEDY, encoded by the coding sequence ATGGCATTACACCAGTATCTATCAGAAACTTATGGACCTAATAAACCTAAAAGTaagacgaagaagaggaaCAAAGATGCAAAATCAGACGCTAATCTTGACAGACCTTCTCTAGTGGTGAAAGAACGGCTAAGCACACTAAATCAGCAGCAGCAAAAGCCAGGAGCCATTTCAAGCAACAAACCTGATAAACAGAACAGCAAGAATATATGGAAAAACTTGGAAACAAACGAGATATCCCATGAAATAACACGTCCTTCTACATCGTCAATTATCGGTAAGAACGATAAGAATAATGTGAAAGAAACCAACGCCCAAGAGCCACTTGGAGTAGTAACCGAAAACCCCAAAACGCGAGTGACCGTATATAGAGATTCTCAAGGTCACAAGATACAAAATAATTATGAGTTTAACGATTCAATTTCTAGCCGATCACAATCTGCAGATGATGAAGCCGCAGAAAGAGAACAATATCTGAGAACTTTAAATATGGGGGACGTACAAAAGCTTGGAATTAATGTGGACGCACtagagagaaagaaaaaccaaCCTGCTTCGAGTTTGACGGTAGAAGATCCTGCAATGATATTTACacatgatgaaaaaaaaactataaaAACTTCATTACTAGGTCGTAAGCTTTATGATAAGGTAGCACCAGAGAACAGGTTCGCTATAACACCTGGATCAAGATGGGATGGTGTCCACAGGTCAAATggctttgaaagaaagtgGTTTGCGAAGCAAAACGAAATCAATGAAAGGAGAATACAAAGTTATACCTTACAAGAAGACTACTGA
- the XRN1 gene encoding chromatin-binding exonuclease XRN1 (similar to Saccharomyces cerevisiae XRN1 (YGL173C); ancestral locus Anc_8.126) produces MGIPKFFRYISERWPMILQLIEGTQIPEFDNLYLDMNSILHNCTHGNDDDVTKRLTEEEVFAKICTYIDHLFQTIKPKKIFYMAIDGVAPRAKMNQQRARRFRTAMDAEKALRKAIENGEEIPKGEPFDSNSITPGTEFMAKLTKNLQYFIHDKISNDSKWREVQIIFSGHEVPGEGEHKIMNFIRHLKSQKDFNQNTRHCIYGLDADLIMLGLSTHGPHFALLREEVTFGRRNSEKKSLEHQNFYLLHLSLLREYMELEFKEIADEMQFEYDFERILDDFILVMFVIGNDFLPNLPDLHLNKGAFPVLLQTFKEALLHTDGYINEHGKINLKRLGVWLNYLSQFELLNFEKDDIDVEWFNKQLENISLEGERKRQRVGKKLLVKQQKKLIGSIKPWLMEQLQEKISPDLPDESIPTLELPKDLDIKDHLEFLKEFAFDIGLFITHSKSKNSYSLKMDLDSINPDETEEEFENRVNTIRKTIKKYQNAIIVEDKEELETEKTIYNERFEHWKHEYYHDKLKFTSNSEEKVMNLASDYVEGLQWVLYYYYRGCPSWSWYYPHHYAPRISDLVKGLDQDIEFDLSKPFTPFQQLMAVLPERSKNLIPPAFRPLMYDEQSPIHDFYPAEVQLDKNGKTADWEAVVLISFVDEKRLIEAMQPYLSKLSPEEKNRNQFGKDLIYSFNPQVDNIYKSPLGGIFSDIEHNHCVEKEYITIPLNSSEIRYGLLPNAKLGAEMLAGFPTLLSLPFTNSLEYNETMVFQQPSKQQSMVLQITDIYQTNNITLEDFSKRHLNKVIYTRWPYLRESKLVSLTDGKTIYEYQESNDKKRIRFVSKPTDAQDKKLFNSLKNSMLRMYAKQKAVKLGHVEAIATVFPVTGLVRDSDGGYIKTFSSTPDHYPLQLVVESVSNEDERYKERGPIPIEEEFPLKSKVIFLGDYAYGGETTIDGYSSDRRLKITVEKKFLDSEPTIGKERLQIDHQAVKYYPSYIVSKNLHLHPLFLSKITSKFMITDANGKHINVGIPVKFEARHQKVLGYARRNPRGWEYSNLTINVLKEYRQTFPEFFFRLSKVGNDIPVLEDLFPNSSTKEAMNFLDGIKQWLKYVSSKFIAVSLESDSLTKTSIAAVEDHIMKYAANIEGHEKKQLAKVPREAVLNPRSSFALLRSQKFDLGDRVVYIQDSGKVPIFSKGTVVGYTTLSSSLSIQVLFDHEIVAGNNFGGRLHTNRGLGLDASFLLNVTNRQFIYHSKASKKALEKKKQPNSRNNNSKAGHKNAPKLQPEEKLRKERAHDLLNYIKKDSNEKGSEGGDNKNVVPQGDSKPVKKTILKRPAQKTSEGQQQVDVTISEKVPLNNPTVAGSIFNAVANQYSDGIGNNLNIPVVPHLMSVAGGPIPGANDAVDVGLPYNIPPSFIAHPNGPHPLPLHQMPYPNMNGISIPQSHGFSQPVPFPPPPPMTSFSEQGTQIVVNEKESQDLKNFITGKQNGNGSSISKQAKGSRKQETKPFSGTNTTECLSPKSGHNTAKLDSKKEESH; encoded by the coding sequence ATGGGTATCCCAAAATTCTTCAGATATATCTCAGAAAGATGGCCCATGATTTTACAACTCATTGAAGGAACACAGATTCCTGAGTTCGACAACTTATACCTAGATATGAATTCGATTTTACATAATTGTACACATGGTAACGACGACGACGTAACTAAGCGATTAACCGAAGAAGAGGTATTTGCCAAAATCTGCACGTATATCGaccatctttttcaaacaattaagcccaagaaaattttttacaTGGCTATTGATGGGGTGGCTCCTCGTGCGAAGATGAATCAACAAAGGGCTCGTAGATTTAGAACCGCTATGGATGCAGAAAAAGCTTTGAGAAAAGCtattgaaaatggtgaGGAAATTCCCAAGGGAGAGCCATTTGATTCGAATTCTATTACTCCCGGTACGGAGTTTATGGCCAAACTGACCAAAAACTTACAGTATTTTATTCATGACAAAATTTCCAACGATTCCAAATGGAGAGAAGTGCAAATCATTTTTTCCGGTCATGAAGTTCCAGGTGAAGGTGAACACAAAATCATGAACTTTATAAGGCACTTGAAATCTCAAAAGGATTTCAACCAAAATACAAGACATTGTATTTACGGTCTTGATGCGGATTTGATTATGTTGGGTTTATCCACTCATGGGCCTCATTTTGCTTTGTTAAGAGAAGAAGTCACGTTTGGCAGAAGaaatagtgaaaaaaaatcactCGAGCATCAGAATTTCTACCTACTACATCTCTCCTTGTTAAGAGAATACATGGAGTtagaattcaaagaaattgcAGATGAAATGCAATTTGAGTATGATTTTGAACGTATTTTGGATGATTTTATTCTTGTTATGTTCGTGATTGGTAATGATTTCTTGCCCAATTTGCCTGATTTACACCTGAATAAAGGGGCTTTTCCTGTTTTGCTACAAACTTTTAAAGAAGCTCTTTTACACACTGATGGCTACATTAATGAACATGGTAAGATAAATTTAAAAAGATTAGGCGTCTGGTTGAATTATTTATCTCAATTCGAACTAttaaattttgaaaaagatgatataGACGTTGAGTGGTTCAACAAGCAATTAGAAAACATTTCTTTAGAAGGTGAAAGGAAAAGACAAAGGGTTGGTAAAAAACTACTGGTTaagcaacaaaaaaaattaatcgGAAGTATAAAACCATGGTTAATGGAGCAATTACAGGAAAAAATATCGCCTGATCTACCAGATGAAAGCATTCCAACTTTAGAATTGCCTAAGGACTTAGATATCAAAGACCATTTAGAATTCTTAAAGGAATTTGCTTTTGATATAGGTCTCTTCATAACGCATTCTAAATCCAAGAATAGTTATTCCCTTAAAATGGATCTTGATTCTATTAACCCTGatgaaacagaagaagagtttGAAAATCGTGTTAATACTATTaggaaaacaataaaaaaataccaaaatGCAATCATCGTGGaggataaagaagaattagaaACCGAAAAAACCATCTACAATGAAAGGTTTGAACATTGGAAACATGAATATTACCATGACAAATTAAAGTTCACGTCAAAcagtgaagaaaaagtaatgAATCTTGCTAGTGACTACGTTGAAGGTTTACAATGGGTtctgtattattattatagaGGATGCCCATCTTGGTCATGGTATTATCCACACCATTATGCACCAAGAATCTCTGATTTGGTCAAAGGTTTAGATCAAGACATTGAATTTGATTTAAGTAAACCTTTTACTCCATTCCAGCAATTAATGGCTGTCTTACCAGAAAGATCAAAGAATCTGATACCTCCTGCCTTTAGGCCATTAATGTACGATGAACAGTCACCGATTCACGATTTTTATCCAGCTGAGGTTCAACTGGATAAGAATGGTAAGACAGCTGATTGGGAAGCTGTTGTTTTGATATCATTcgttgatgaaaaaaggCTAATCGAGGCCATGCAACCTTATTTGTCCAAGTTGTCacctgaagaaaaaaataggaaCCAATTTGGTAAGGACTTGATATACTCTTTTAATCCTCAAGTTGACAACATCTACAAGAGCCCATTGGGTGGCATTTTTTCTGATATAGAACACAACCATTGTGTTGAGAAAGAGTATATCACTATCCCATTAAACAGCTCCGAGATTCGTTATGGTTTATTGCCTAATGCTAAACTCGGTGCTGAAATGTTGGCGGGTTTTCCAACGTTACTGTCTTTACCATTTACTAATTCATTGGAGTACAATGAAACGATGGTTTTCCAACAGCCTTCTAAACAGCAGTCAATGGTTTTACAAATAACTGATATATATCAAACGAATAACATTACTTTGGAAGACTTTTCGAAGAGGCATCTGAACAAAGTTATTTATACAAGATGGCCATATTTGAGAGAATCCAAATTGGTCTCTTTGACAGATGGTAAGACTATCTATGAATATCAAGAGTCtaatgataagaaaagaatcaGATTTGTATCAAAACCTACTGACGCTCAGGACAAGAAGCTATTTAACagtttgaagaattcaatGCTAAGGATGTACGCTAAACAAAAAGCTGTTAAATTAGGACATGTGGAAGCTATTGCTACTGTTTTTCCTGTGACTGGTTTAGTAAGGGATTCTGATGGTGGTTATATCAAGACTTTTAGTTCTACCCCAGATCACTATCCATTGCAATTAGTTGTTGAATCTGTTTCCAACGAAGATGAAAGATATAAGGAAAGAGGACCAATTCCTATCGAAGAGGAATTTCCATTAAAATCGAAAGTTATCTTCTTGGGAGATTATGCTTATGGTGGCGAAACCACCATTGATGGTTACAGCAGCGATCGCAGACTGAAGATTACTGTagaaaagaagtttttgGATAGTGAACCTACCATTGGTAAAGAAAGGCTACAAATCGATCATCAAGCCGTCAAATATTACCCATCTTACATTGTATCTAAGAATTTGCACCTGCACCCATTGTTTTTGTCTAAGATTACTTCTAAGTTTATGATTACTGACGCTAATGGTAAGCATATTAATGTCGGTATACCAGTTAAGTTTGAAGCTAGACACCAAAAGGTTTTAGGTTACgcaagaagaaatccaAGGGGCTGGGAGTATTCAAATTTAACAATAAATGTATTGAAAGAGTATAGACAGACATTTcctgaatttttcttcaggtTGTCAAAGGTGGGTAATGATATACCAGTTTTGGAGGACCTTTTCCCTAATTCCTCCACCAAGGAAGCCatgaattttttagatGGTATTAAGCAATGGCTGAAGTATGTTTCGTCGAAGTTTATTGCCGTATCTTTAGAATCAGATTCTTTAACCAAAACATCTATTGCTGCTGTGGAGGATCACATAATGAAATATGCAGCTAATATTGAAGgacatgaaaaaaagcagcTGGCTAAAGTTCCTCGCGAAGCCGTTTTGAATCCAAGATCATCATTTGCACTTTTACGTAGTCAAAAATTCGATTTGGGTGATCGTGTTGTTTACATCCAAGATTCCGGTAAGGTCCCAATTTTCTCAAAGGGTACTGTTGTGGGTTACACCACTCTCAGTTCATCATTGTCCATTCAGGTCTTATTTGATCATGAAATCGTGGCAGGTAACAACTTTGGCGGCAGACTACACACAAATAGAGGGTTAGGTCTTGATGCCTCTTTCTTGTTAAACGTCACTAATAGACAATTCATCTACCACTCAAAGGCTTCCAAGAAGgctttggaaaagaaaaaacaaccTAACAGCAGAAACAATAATTCCAAAGCTGGTCACAAAAATGCGCCAAAGCTGCAACCTGAGGAAAAgctaagaaaagaaagagctCATGACTTACTGAATTATATTAAAAAGGATTCGAATGAAAAGGGTTCCGAAGGAGGAGATAACAAGAATGTGGTACCTCAAGGAGATTCTAAACCTGtcaaaaaaactatatTGAAAAGGCCAGCTCAGAAAACCAGCGAAGGTCAGCAGCAAGTTGATGTGACCATTTCTGAAAAAGTTCCACTTAATAATCCAACCGTTGCCGGCTCTATTTTTAACGCCGTAGCAAATCAATATTCCGATGGTATAGGCAATAATTTGAACATCCCAGTTGTACCTCATCTAATGAGTGTTGCTGGAGGCCCTATTCCTGGAGCGAATGATGCTGTTGATGTCGGGTTGCCTTACAATATCCCCCCCAGTTTCATTGCCCATCCTAATGGTCCTCACCCGCTGCCTCTCCACCAAATGCCTTACCCTAATATGAATGGAATCTCTATTCCACAATCACATGGTTTCAGTCAACCAGTTCCCTTCCCTCCTCCACCTCCTATGACCAGTTTTTCAGAACAAGGAACTCAGATTGTCgtcaatgaaaaagaaagtcaggatttgaaaaattttattactGGTAAACAGAATGGTAATGGTTCGAGTATAAGTAAACAAGCCAAAGGTAGTAGGAAACAAGAGACTAAACCCTTTTCTGGTACAAACACTACCGAATGTCTATCGCCAAAGTCAGGACACAATACCGCCAAACTTGATAGTAAGAAGGAGGAGTCTCATTGA